One genomic window of Geodermatophilus sp. DSM 44513 includes the following:
- a CDS encoding YihY/virulence factor BrkB family protein has protein sequence MSSTRPRESAVDRIRERVEEKAARRAAAKAAEARAPHPQADRPPPGAPGEDRLPGITADTPTEIPWRGWKQILKRAWAEHNADNMPIIAGGVAFWGFLSIFPALIATISLYGLVASPETVTRQIEDLSAQLPEEAAQLIGEQLRSLATGNGGALSLSLVVSLAGALWSVSGGMGNLITAVNLAYDEVETRNFVKLRATSLVLTLGAIVFVLVTFSLVAVVPVVLDALPLGPFATVLTQVARWVLLLGVFAGSLAVLYRVAPDRDAPKLRWVSLGAVVVTVVWALVSVAFSFYVDRFGSYNETYGTIAGVIVLMLWLYITCYLLLLGAEINSEAEHQTAQDTTEGPPAPMGERDAVVADSLPDKPEPSKEDKDPTHKNAG, from the coding sequence GTGAGCAGCACCAGGCCCCGGGAGAGCGCGGTCGACCGGATCAGGGAGCGGGTCGAGGAGAAGGCGGCCCGGCGGGCGGCCGCGAAGGCCGCCGAGGCCCGCGCGCCGCACCCGCAGGCCGACCGGCCCCCGCCGGGAGCACCCGGTGAGGACCGGCTGCCCGGGATCACCGCGGACACGCCGACGGAGATCCCCTGGCGGGGCTGGAAGCAGATCCTCAAGCGGGCGTGGGCCGAGCACAACGCCGACAACATGCCGATCATCGCCGGCGGCGTGGCGTTCTGGGGCTTCCTGTCCATCTTCCCGGCGCTGATCGCGACCATCTCCCTCTACGGCCTGGTCGCCTCACCGGAGACGGTCACCCGCCAGATCGAGGACCTCTCCGCGCAGCTGCCCGAGGAGGCGGCGCAGCTCATCGGCGAGCAGCTGCGCAGCCTGGCCACCGGCAACGGGGGCGCGCTCAGCCTCAGCCTGGTCGTCTCGCTGGCCGGCGCGCTGTGGAGCGTCTCCGGCGGCATGGGCAACCTGATCACCGCGGTCAACCTGGCCTACGACGAGGTCGAGACCCGCAACTTCGTCAAGCTGCGGGCGACCTCCCTGGTGCTCACCCTCGGCGCCATCGTCTTCGTGCTGGTCACCTTCAGCCTGGTGGCCGTCGTCCCGGTGGTGCTGGACGCCCTGCCGCTGGGGCCGTTCGCCACCGTCCTCACCCAGGTGGCGCGGTGGGTGCTGCTGCTCGGGGTGTTCGCCGGGTCGCTCGCCGTCCTGTACCGGGTGGCACCGGACCGGGACGCCCCCAAGCTGCGCTGGGTCAGCCTCGGCGCGGTGGTGGTGACCGTCGTCTGGGCCCTGGTCAGCGTGGCGTTCAGCTTCTACGTCGACCGGTTCGGCTCGTACAACGAGACCTACGGGACGATCGCCGGCGTCATCGTGCTGATGCTGTGGCTGTACATCACCTGCTACCTGCTGCTGCTCGGCGCGGAGATCAACTCCGAGGCCGAGCACCAGACCGCGCAGGACACCACCGAGGGCCCGCCGGCGCCGATGGGCGAGCGGGACGCCGTCGTCGCCGACAGCCTGCCGGACAAGCCCGAGCCCTCGAAGGAGGACAAGGACCCCACCCACAAGAACGCGGGCTGA
- a CDS encoding aldo/keto reductase family protein, producing MESRRLGRSGLSISAIAYGNWLTHGGQVEEDAAQACVRAALDAGITTFDTADVYAGTRAESVLGRALAGQRREGLEVFTKVYWPTGPGHNDRGLSRKHVVESCHASLRRLQTDYVDLYQAHRYDPTVPLEETMTAFADLVRAGKVLYIGVSEWNAEEIAAGAALARDLGVQLISNQPQYSMLWRVIEAEVVPTSEREGVSQIVWSPLAQGVLTGKYVPGEQPPPGSRASDPDAGRFIQRFMTDDVLTRVQQLRPVADDLGLSMAQLAIAWVLQNRNVAAAIIGATRPEQVHDNVAAAGVTLDADVLARIDDVLGDVVERDPAKTARG from the coding sequence GTGGAATCCCGACGACTGGGCCGTTCCGGCCTCTCCATCTCCGCCATCGCCTACGGCAACTGGCTCACCCACGGCGGCCAGGTCGAGGAGGACGCGGCCCAGGCCTGCGTCCGCGCCGCCCTCGACGCCGGCATCACCACCTTCGACACCGCCGACGTCTACGCCGGCACCCGGGCCGAGTCGGTGCTCGGCCGCGCGCTGGCCGGCCAGCGCCGCGAGGGCCTGGAGGTCTTCACCAAGGTCTACTGGCCCACCGGCCCCGGGCACAACGACCGCGGGCTGTCCCGCAAGCACGTCGTGGAGAGCTGCCACGCCTCGCTGCGGCGGCTGCAGACCGACTACGTCGACCTCTACCAGGCGCACCGCTACGACCCGACGGTGCCGCTGGAGGAGACGATGACCGCCTTCGCCGACCTCGTCCGGGCCGGCAAGGTGCTCTACATCGGCGTCTCGGAGTGGAACGCCGAGGAGATCGCCGCGGGCGCCGCCCTGGCCCGCGACCTCGGCGTCCAGCTGATCAGCAACCAGCCGCAGTACTCGATGCTCTGGCGGGTCATCGAGGCCGAGGTCGTGCCCACCTCGGAACGGGAGGGCGTGTCGCAGATCGTCTGGTCGCCGCTGGCACAGGGCGTGCTGACCGGCAAGTACGTGCCCGGTGAGCAGCCGCCGCCGGGGAGCCGGGCCAGCGACCCGGACGCCGGCCGGTTCATCCAGCGGTTCATGACCGACGACGTCCTGACGCGGGTCCAGCAGCTGCGGCCGGTCGCCGACGACCTGGGCCTGTCCATGGCCCAGCTGGCCATCGCCTGGGTGCTGCAGAACCGCAACGTCGCGGCGGCGATCATCGGGGCGACGCGGCCGGAGCAGGTGCACGACAACGTGGCGGCGGCCGGGGTCACCCTCGACGCCGACGTGCTCGCCCGCATCGACGACGTCCTCGGCGACGTGGTCGAGCGCGATCCCGCCAAGACCGCCCGCGGCTGA
- a CDS encoding leucyl aminopeptidase, giving the protein MPPTISATDRPLEKTRADAVVVGIGKGPGGLLPTPGAEAVDRLLGGRLMSALADLGARGAEDEVTRVASLGQGPFPVVAAVGLGAPRPEGGYTAEAVRRAAGAASRALAGRRSLVTLLAAVGGTPDDQRLHAVGEGSLLGAYEFTAYKSDLDGRPTPPREFTVVVPDAGAAKAALERARAVAEAVALVRDLVNTPPNDLYPAELAARGAAAGKQAGLAVEVLDEAALAAGGYGGVLAVGGGSARGPRLLRLAYSGKRPRTRVALVGKGITFDSGGLSIKPAANMHHMTSDMAGAAAVIATACLVARLGLPVELTATVPIAENLPSGTAYRPADVVTFRNGKKAEITNTDAEGRVVLADALARAAEDSPDVILETSTLTGAQLVALGSRTAGVMGSDEMRDAVVAASARSGEAMWAMPMPAELRRGIDSPVADFVNANADRMGGMLVGAHFLAEFVPAGLPWAHIDIAGPAYNTGAPWGYTPKGGTGVPVRTLLAAIEDLVAR; this is encoded by the coding sequence GTGCCGCCGACGATCTCCGCCACCGACCGCCCGCTCGAGAAGACCCGCGCCGACGCCGTCGTCGTCGGCATCGGCAAGGGCCCCGGCGGCCTGCTGCCGACACCGGGCGCGGAGGCGGTCGACCGCCTGCTGGGCGGTCGCCTGATGAGCGCCCTGGCCGACCTGGGCGCCCGGGGTGCGGAGGACGAGGTCACCCGCGTCGCCTCGCTGGGCCAGGGCCCCTTCCCGGTGGTCGCCGCCGTCGGCCTGGGCGCGCCCCGGCCCGAGGGCGGGTACACCGCCGAAGCGGTCCGGCGGGCGGCCGGTGCCGCCAGCCGGGCACTGGCCGGCCGCCGCTCGCTGGTCACCCTGCTGGCCGCCGTCGGCGGGACGCCGGACGACCAGCGCCTGCACGCCGTCGGGGAGGGCAGCCTCCTCGGCGCCTACGAGTTCACCGCCTACAAGTCCGACCTCGACGGCCGACCCACGCCGCCGCGCGAGTTCACCGTCGTCGTCCCCGACGCCGGCGCCGCCAAGGCCGCGCTGGAGCGCGCCCGGGCGGTCGCCGAGGCCGTCGCCCTGGTGCGCGACCTGGTGAACACCCCGCCCAACGACCTGTACCCCGCCGAGCTGGCCGCCCGCGGTGCGGCCGCCGGCAAGCAGGCCGGGCTGGCCGTGGAGGTGCTCGACGAGGCGGCGCTGGCCGCCGGCGGCTACGGCGGGGTGCTCGCCGTCGGTGGGGGCTCCGCGCGCGGTCCGCGCCTGCTGCGGCTGGCCTACAGCGGCAAGCGGCCGCGCACGCGGGTCGCCCTGGTCGGCAAGGGGATCACCTTCGACAGCGGCGGCCTATCGATCAAGCCGGCCGCGAACATGCACCACATGACCAGCGACATGGCCGGCGCCGCCGCCGTGATCGCCACCGCCTGCCTGGTCGCCCGGCTCGGCCTGCCGGTCGAGCTCACCGCGACGGTGCCGATCGCGGAGAACCTGCCCAGCGGGACCGCCTACCGCCCCGCCGACGTGGTGACCTTCCGCAACGGCAAGAAGGCCGAGATCACCAACACCGACGCCGAGGGCCGCGTCGTCCTGGCCGACGCCCTGGCCCGCGCGGCCGAGGACTCCCCCGACGTCATCCTGGAGACCTCCACCCTCACCGGCGCCCAGCTGGTGGCGCTGGGCTCGCGGACCGCGGGCGTGATGGGCAGCGACGAGATGCGCGACGCCGTCGTCGCCGCCTCGGCCCGCAGCGGCGAGGCCATGTGGGCCATGCCGATGCCGGCCGAACTGCGCCGGGGCATCGACTCTCCCGTAGCGGACTTCGTCAACGCCAACGCCGACCGGATGGGCGGCATGCTCGTCGGCGCGCACTTCCTGGCCGAGTTCGTGCCCGCGGGCCTGCCCTGGGCGCACATCGACATCGCCGGCCCCGCCTACAACACCGGTGCGCCGTGGGGCTACACGCCCAAGGGCGGCACCGGCGTCCCCGTGCGCACCCTGCTGGCCGCCATCGAGGACCTCGTCGCCCGGTGA
- the lpdA gene encoding dihydrolipoyl dehydrogenase — protein MSAPTSPADLVILGGGSGGYAAALRAAELGLSVVLIEKDKVGGTCLHRGCIPTKALLHSGEIADSAREGEQFGVKTSLAGIDMDGVNAYKDGVVSRLYKGLQGLIKSRGIQYVEGEGRLVSPTAVEVAGQRYEGKHVLLATGSYARTLPGIDIDGTKVLTSDHAMSLDHVPTSAVILGGGVIGCEFASAWKSFGVDVTIVEALPHLVPLEDESSSKLLERAFRRRKINFELGSKVSGVQTTENGVTVSLENGKEIEAELLLVAVGRGPVSQGLGYEEAGVAMERGYVLVDQYMRTNVETISAVGDLVPSLQLAHVGFGEGILVAERLAGLEPAPIDYAGVPRVTYSEPEVASVGLTEAQAKERYGDVKVLTYDLGGNGRSQILKTQGAVKLVQAPEGPVVGVHMVGSRVGELIAEAQLIYNWEAEADDVASLIHAHPTQSEALGEAHLALAGKPLHAHS, from the coding sequence GTGAGCGCACCCACCTCGCCCGCCGACCTGGTCATCCTCGGCGGTGGTTCCGGTGGCTACGCCGCAGCCCTGCGCGCCGCCGAGCTGGGCCTGTCCGTCGTCCTGATCGAGAAGGACAAGGTCGGCGGCACCTGCCTGCACCGTGGCTGCATCCCCACCAAGGCGCTCCTGCACAGCGGCGAGATCGCCGACAGTGCCCGCGAGGGCGAGCAGTTCGGCGTCAAGACGTCGCTGGCCGGCATCGACATGGACGGCGTCAACGCCTACAAGGACGGCGTCGTCTCCCGGCTGTACAAGGGCCTGCAGGGGCTGATCAAGAGCCGCGGCATCCAGTACGTCGAGGGCGAGGGCCGGCTGGTCTCCCCCACCGCCGTCGAGGTGGCCGGGCAGCGCTACGAGGGCAAGCACGTGCTGCTGGCCACCGGCTCCTACGCGCGCACCCTGCCGGGCATCGACATCGACGGCACCAAGGTCCTCACCAGCGACCACGCGATGAGCCTGGACCACGTGCCCACCTCGGCGGTCATCCTCGGCGGCGGCGTGATCGGCTGCGAGTTCGCCAGCGCGTGGAAGTCCTTCGGCGTCGACGTGACGATCGTCGAGGCCCTCCCGCACCTGGTGCCGCTGGAGGACGAGTCCTCCTCCAAGCTGCTCGAGCGCGCCTTCCGCCGCCGGAAGATCAACTTCGAGCTGGGCAGCAAGGTCTCCGGCGTGCAGACCACCGAGAACGGCGTGACGGTCTCGCTGGAGAACGGCAAGGAGATCGAGGCCGAGCTCCTGCTCGTCGCCGTCGGCCGCGGCCCGGTCAGCCAGGGCCTGGGCTACGAGGAGGCCGGCGTGGCGATGGAGCGCGGCTACGTGCTCGTCGACCAGTACATGCGCACCAACGTGGAGACCATCTCCGCCGTGGGCGACCTCGTCCCCAGTCTGCAGCTGGCGCACGTCGGCTTCGGCGAGGGCATCCTCGTCGCCGAGCGCCTGGCCGGGCTGGAGCCGGCGCCCATCGACTACGCCGGCGTCCCCCGGGTCACCTACTCCGAGCCCGAGGTCGCCTCGGTCGGCCTCACCGAGGCCCAGGCCAAGGAGCGCTACGGCGACGTCAAGGTGCTCACTTACGACCTCGGCGGCAACGGCCGCAGCCAGATCCTCAAGACCCAGGGCGCGGTCAAGCTGGTCCAGGCACCGGAGGGCCCCGTGGTCGGCGTGCACATGGTCGGCAGCCGGGTCGGCGAGCTCATCGCCGAGGCCCAGCTGATCTACAACTGGGAGGCCGAGGCCGACGACGTGGCCAGCCTGATCCACGCGCACCCCACGCAGAGCGAGGCCCTGGGCGAGGCGCACCTGGCGCTGGCCGGCAAGCCCCTGCACGCGCACAGCTGA
- a CDS encoding DUF3618 domain-containing protein, with amino-acid sequence MSTPVSSGADGRDRTSARGATPNDPDAIKADIEATREQLGRTVDELSQRLDVPERARESAFRARDTAVETYRENPPAVIGAGAGLAALLGLLVWRRSTRDRRRAARRAKREVRVAAARQAAAEKAARRTARKAAKRAARRTAERTRARRAARRTR; translated from the coding sequence GTGAGCACACCAGTCAGCTCCGGCGCCGACGGGCGGGACCGGACGTCGGCCCGCGGCGCGACGCCGAACGACCCGGACGCCATCAAGGCCGACATCGAGGCCACCCGCGAGCAGCTCGGCCGCACGGTCGACGAGCTGTCGCAGCGCCTCGACGTCCCCGAGCGGGCCCGGGAGAGCGCCTTCCGCGCCCGGGACACCGCGGTCGAGACCTACCGGGAGAACCCGCCTGCGGTCATCGGCGCCGGGGCCGGCCTGGCCGCGCTGCTCGGCCTGCTGGTGTGGCGGCGCAGCACCCGGGACCGCCGCCGGGCCGCGCGCCGGGCGAAGCGGGAGGTCAGGGTGGCCGCCGCCCGTCAGGCCGCGGCGGAGAAGGCGGCCCGCAGGACCGCGCGGAAGGCCGCGAAGCGGGCGGCACGCCGGACGGCGGAGCGGACCCGCGCTCGGCGGGCCGCGAGGAGGACGCGGTGA
- a CDS encoding DUF4235 domain-containing protein has protein sequence MSSTGAKLVYRPIGLLGGVLAGVVSGAVFKQVWKRLSDEDDAPDALQSEYRMREVVLAAALQGAIFAATKAAIDRLGARGFTKLTGNWPGD, from the coding sequence GTGAGCAGCACCGGGGCCAAGCTCGTCTACCGGCCGATCGGCCTGCTCGGCGGCGTCCTCGCCGGTGTCGTGTCCGGAGCGGTGTTCAAGCAGGTGTGGAAGCGCCTGTCGGACGAGGACGACGCACCGGACGCCCTGCAGAGCGAGTACCGGATGCGCGAGGTCGTGCTCGCCGCGGCCCTGCAGGGGGCCATCTTCGCCGCGACCAAGGCCGCCATCGACCGGCTCGGCGCCCGCGGCTTCACCAAGCTGACCGGCAACTGGCCGGGCGACTGA
- a CDS encoding phage holin family protein, whose protein sequence is MTDPTVGASRAPTPPPAPADASTGQLIGQLTEQVSRLVRDEARLAQAEVAQKAKRLGVGAGLFGGAGLFGGAGLFAFLGLAVLVAAAVLALALVLPAWLAALVVAVVLFAVAGVLALVGKKDVEKGAPPVPTEAIASTKADIATVKESARR, encoded by the coding sequence ATGACCGACCCCACGGTGGGCGCCAGCCGCGCGCCCACCCCGCCCCCCGCCCCCGCGGACGCCTCGACCGGCCAGCTCATCGGCCAGCTGACCGAGCAGGTCAGCCGGCTGGTGCGCGACGAGGCCCGGCTCGCGCAGGCGGAGGTCGCCCAGAAGGCCAAGCGGCTGGGCGTCGGCGCCGGGCTCTTCGGCGGTGCCGGGCTGTTCGGCGGTGCCGGGCTGTTCGCCTTCCTCGGCCTGGCCGTCCTGGTCGCCGCCGCCGTCCTCGCCCTGGCCCTGGTGCTGCCCGCCTGGCTCGCCGCCCTCGTCGTGGCCGTGGTGCTGTTCGCCGTCGCCGGCGTGCTGGCGCTGGTCGGCAAGAAGGACGTCGAGAAGGGCGCACCGCCGGTGCCCACCGAGGCCATCGCCAGCACCAAGGCCGACATCGCGACCGTGAAGGAGAGTGCACGCCGGTGA
- a CDS encoding oxidoreductase, with amino-acid sequence MGLWGRLRRRTPSRGTPDRSTLDRAAGRGDVAHLEQFVATRRGVEGYVEPRTAVTETTIVLVAADGEWTRRRIDGPETARRLSRELGIPVYDAQVTGYPQRMRDWTARQRRDRP; translated from the coding sequence ATGGGCCTGTGGGGCCGGCTGCGCCGGCGGACGCCGAGCCGTGGGACGCCGGACCGCAGCACGCTGGATCGTGCTGCCGGCCGGGGTGACGTCGCCCACCTGGAGCAGTTCGTCGCCACCCGGCGCGGTGTGGAGGGGTACGTCGAGCCCCGGACGGCGGTCACCGAGACCACGATCGTGCTGGTGGCCGCGGACGGCGAGTGGACCCGGCGCCGCATCGACGGGCCGGAGACCGCGCGGCGGCTGTCCCGTGAGCTCGGGATCCCGGTGTACGACGCCCAGGTCACCGGCTACCCGCAGCGCATGCGCGACTGGACGGCGCGCCAGCGCCGGGACCGCCCCTGA
- a CDS encoding DUF3043 domain-containing protein, which yields MKLRLPGRRDRTEAAPDPAADLTPQLVKAGGKGRPTPKRHEAQGRRPGPPPPPPRTRKEAWKRMREQPAGARGATRAGAARGEEVALPARDRGPVRKLVRDVVDARRNAGSFFLLVAALVLFGNFLPEPVRSYSVSLWLVFFAVMIVDSFVLGRRIKRAVLERFPGQDHKMRSLVWYGVTRATMVRRWRFPKATVPLGARV from the coding sequence GTGAAGCTCCGCCTGCCCGGGCGCCGGGACCGCACCGAGGCCGCGCCCGACCCCGCCGCAGACCTGACCCCGCAGCTCGTGAAGGCCGGGGGCAAGGGCCGGCCCACGCCCAAGCGCCACGAGGCCCAGGGCCGCCGTCCCGGCCCTCCCCCGCCGCCGCCGCGGACGCGCAAGGAGGCGTGGAAGCGGATGCGGGAGCAGCCGGCGGGCGCGCGGGGGGCCACCCGCGCCGGCGCCGCCCGCGGCGAGGAGGTCGCCCTGCCGGCCCGCGACCGCGGCCCGGTGCGCAAGCTGGTGCGCGACGTCGTCGACGCCCGCCGCAACGCCGGCAGCTTCTTCCTGCTCGTGGCCGCCCTGGTGCTGTTCGGCAACTTCCTGCCCGAGCCGGTGCGCTCCTACTCGGTGTCCCTCTGGCTGGTCTTCTTCGCCGTGATGATCGTCGACTCGTTCGTGCTCGGCCGGCGGATCAAGAGGGCGGTGCTGGAGCGCTTCCCCGGCCAGGACCACAAGATGCGCAGCCTGGTCTGGTACGGCGTCACCCGGGCCACGATGGTGCGCCGCTGGCGGTTCCCCAAGGCCACCGTCCCGCTCGGCGCCCGCGTCTGA
- a CDS encoding iron-sulfur cluster assembly accessory protein produces the protein MTVQDTTATGVILSDPAAAKVKALLDQEGRDDLRLRIAVQPGGCSGLRYQLFFDERFLDGDQTFEFGGVEVIVDRMSGPYLGGAVIDFVDSIEKQGFTIDNPNAGSSCACGDSFS, from the coding sequence ATGACGGTGCAGGACACCACGGCCACCGGCGTCATCCTCAGTGACCCGGCTGCCGCGAAGGTCAAGGCGCTGCTGGACCAGGAGGGTCGCGACGACCTCCGCCTGCGCATCGCCGTCCAGCCCGGCGGTTGCTCAGGCCTGCGCTACCAGCTCTTCTTCGACGAGCGGTTCCTCGACGGCGACCAGACCTTCGAGTTCGGTGGCGTCGAGGTCATCGTCGACCGGATGAGCGGCCCGTACCTCGGGGGCGCGGTGATCGACTTCGTGGACTCGATCGAGAAGCAGGGCTTCACGATCGACAACCCGAACGCGGGCAGCTCCTGCGCCTGCGGCGACAGCTTCAGCTAG
- the gcvT gene encoding glycine cleavage system aminomethyltransferase GcvT, translated as MTAPMPTRTSPLHDRHLAAGAKLADFGGWSMPIEYAGGGVLAEHEAVRTGVGLFDVSHLGTATVRGTGAAAFVDSCLSNDLSRIGPGQAQYTMCCLPDGDPRAGGVVDDLIVYLHGPDDVLLVPNAANAAEVVARLADAAPPGVTVTDRHTEVAVLAVQGPRSLPLLAFLGLPGELPYMSFVTGLGGGSAEVTVCRTGYTGEHGYELLVGAEHAGELWDVLVEHGRDEGLRLCGLGARDTLRTEMGYPLHGHELSPDITPVQARAGWAVGWRKPAFWGRAALLAEKEAGPARLLWGLRAPGRGIPRPGMAVLDAGGARVGEVTSGTFSPSLRTGIALALLDTASGAGEDSELAVDVRGRPQPVQVVRPPFVPSRVR; from the coding sequence GTGACCGCGCCGATGCCGACCCGCACCTCGCCCCTGCACGACCGGCACCTGGCGGCCGGCGCCAAGCTGGCCGACTTCGGCGGCTGGTCGATGCCGATCGAGTACGCCGGGGGTGGCGTGCTGGCCGAGCACGAGGCGGTCCGCACCGGGGTCGGGCTGTTCGACGTCTCCCACCTGGGCACCGCGACGGTCCGCGGGACCGGTGCCGCGGCGTTCGTCGACAGCTGCCTGTCCAACGACCTCTCCCGCATCGGTCCGGGCCAGGCGCAGTACACGATGTGCTGCCTGCCCGACGGTGACCCGCGGGCCGGTGGCGTGGTCGACGACCTGATCGTCTACCTGCACGGGCCCGACGACGTCCTGCTGGTGCCCAACGCCGCCAACGCCGCCGAGGTCGTGGCCCGGCTGGCCGACGCCGCCCCCCCGGGGGTGACGGTCACCGACCGGCACACCGAGGTCGCCGTCCTCGCCGTGCAGGGCCCCCGCTCGCTGCCGCTGCTGGCCTTCCTCGGGCTGCCCGGTGAGCTGCCCTACATGTCCTTCGTGACCGGCCTGGGCGGCGGCTCGGCCGAGGTCACCGTGTGCCGCACCGGCTACACCGGCGAGCACGGCTACGAGCTGCTGGTGGGCGCCGAGCACGCCGGCGAGCTGTGGGACGTGCTGGTCGAGCACGGCCGCGACGAGGGGCTTCGGCTGTGCGGGCTGGGTGCCCGGGACACCCTGCGCACCGAGATGGGCTACCCGCTGCACGGCCACGAGCTCTCACCCGACATCACCCCGGTGCAGGCCCGCGCCGGCTGGGCGGTGGGCTGGCGCAAGCCGGCCTTCTGGGGCCGGGCTGCCCTGCTGGCCGAGAAGGAGGCCGGGCCGGCGCGCCTCCTCTGGGGCCTGCGCGCACCGGGCCGGGGGATCCCGCGGCCGGGGATGGCCGTCCTCGACGCCGGCGGGGCCCGCGTCGGTGAGGTCACCAGCGGCACCTTCTCGCCGTCCCTGCGCACCGGCATCGCCCTGGCCCTGCTGGACACCGCGTCCGGCGCGGGCGAGGACAGCGAGCTGGCCGTGGACGTGCGCGGGCGGCCGCAGCCGGTGCAGGTGGTGCGGCCGCCCTTCGTGCCCTCCCGCGTGCGCTGA